A single Syntrophales bacterium DNA region contains:
- the polX gene encoding DNA polymerase/3'-5' exonuclease PolX — translation MDKTVTKKDVIAILEDIGKLLELKGETPFKSRAYYSAARNIAVTEEDINVLVSEKNLTSIKGIGDALNQKITELVTTGALEYYEKLKSSIPPGHIEMLRIEGLGPKKTRALYEKLHIETIGELEYACTENRLVELTGFGKKTQDKILIGIERLKRYQERRLYADIIGEAESIIDSILKHKDVISASLAGSIRRCNEVIKDIDIVASAKDPRNFADFFVSLPEVRDITARGETRVSVVLESGVNGDLRIVSEEAFPYALHHFTGSKEHNIAMRGKAKRMGIKMNEYGLFRENSIIPCESEKQIFAALGLSFIPPELRENMGEIEAAESGELPDLVERKDIRGLLHIHTSASDGSDSLEAIVDAAKKMGMEYIGVADHSQYAYYAGGISADEIKRQHGIIDEINGREEGFHIFKGIEADILPDGSLDYDEDILRSFDFVIAAVHSNFRMSEEEMNSRLTRALENKYTTILAHPTGRLLLAREPYSVDVEKIIDAAARLGKVIELNANPYRLDLDWRYCRYATKQGVKIAINPDAHNTETLRHVDFGINIARKGWLEPTDCINCLSLEEMKEFLYAHRP, via the coding sequence ATGGATAAAACGGTAACGAAAAAAGACGTCATCGCGATACTCGAAGATATCGGCAAGCTCCTGGAGCTGAAGGGTGAGACCCCATTCAAATCCCGGGCATATTACAGTGCGGCGAGAAACATTGCGGTGACGGAAGAAGATATCAACGTTCTTGTCAGTGAAAAGAATTTGACCTCAATAAAAGGAATCGGAGACGCCCTCAACCAGAAAATTACTGAGCTCGTAACGACCGGGGCATTAGAATATTACGAAAAGCTGAAGAGTTCCATCCCCCCGGGCCACATCGAAATGCTGAGGATAGAGGGCCTCGGCCCCAAGAAGACACGGGCGCTCTACGAAAAATTGCACATCGAAACTATTGGAGAGCTCGAATACGCGTGCACTGAAAACAGGCTCGTAGAACTCACAGGATTCGGAAAGAAAACGCAGGACAAAATACTGATAGGGATCGAAAGGCTCAAGCGGTACCAGGAAAGGCGCCTCTACGCCGACATCATCGGGGAAGCGGAAAGCATAATCGACTCCATCCTGAAGCATAAAGATGTCATTTCGGCAAGCTTAGCCGGTTCCATCAGGAGATGTAACGAGGTGATAAAGGATATCGATATTGTGGCTTCCGCAAAAGACCCACGCAACTTTGCGGACTTTTTTGTTTCGCTGCCCGAGGTACGGGATATTACCGCCAGAGGGGAGACCAGGGTAAGCGTCGTCCTCGAATCGGGTGTAAACGGCGATTTGAGGATCGTTTCCGAAGAAGCGTTCCCGTATGCCCTTCACCACTTTACCGGGAGCAAGGAACACAACATCGCAATGAGGGGAAAGGCAAAACGGATGGGAATCAAGATGAATGAATACGGCCTCTTCAGAGAAAATAGCATTATACCGTGCGAGAGTGAAAAACAGATATTTGCCGCCCTCGGCCTTTCCTTTATCCCGCCTGAACTGAGAGAAAATATGGGAGAAATCGAGGCCGCGGAGAGCGGAGAACTCCCCGATCTGGTCGAGAGGAAAGATATCCGCGGACTGCTTCACATCCACACCAGTGCAAGTGACGGCTCGGATTCACTGGAAGCGATCGTTGACGCCGCGAAAAAGATGGGCATGGAATATATAGGAGTTGCAGACCACAGCCAGTATGCCTATTACGCCGGAGGAATTTCAGCCGACGAGATCAAAAGACAACACGGTATAATAGATGAGATCAATGGAAGAGAGGAGGGTTTCCATATATTCAAGGGGATCGAGGCAGATATACTCCCGGACGGAAGCCTCGATTATGATGAAGATATACTTCGTTCATTCGATTTTGTTATCGCCGCCGTCCATTCAAACTTCAGGATGTCCGAAGAAGAGATGAATTCACGCCTCACACGGGCGCTGGAAAATAAATATACAACCATCCTCGCACACCCGACGGGAAGGCTGCTCCTTGCCAGGGAACCATACTCTGTCGACGTGGAAAAGATTATCGATGCCGCCGCCCGGCTGGGAAAAGTTATAGAGCTAAATGCCAATCCCTACCGGCTCGACCTCGATTGGAGATACTGCAGATACGCCACAAAACAGGGGGTGAAGATAGCGATAAACCCCGACGCGCATAATACAGAAACACTTCGCCACGTCGATTTTGGAATCAACATCGCGAGAAAGGGATGGCTGGAACCGACCGACTGCATCAACTGCCTCAGCCTTGAAGAGATGAAGGAATTCTTATATGCCCACCGACCCTGA
- a CDS encoding TrkA C-terminal domain-containing protein, which produces MRKKYDVTVLAVRRNGDTLSNPDVDIEFLPDDILFILGRPEQFTRVTNLFHNETQHLSGILLDN; this is translated from the coding sequence ATGAGAAAGAAATACGATGTCACCGTGCTTGCAGTACGGCGAAACGGTGATACATTGTCCAATCCTGATGTAGATATCGAATTCCTGCCCGATGATATACTGTTTATCCTCGGAAGACCGGAGCAGTTTACCCGAGTAACGAATTTGTTTCATAATGAGACACAACATCTTTCGGGCATTCTCCTTGACAATTAA
- a CDS encoding DHH family phosphoesterase: MRYIIVLENPFLVHCLQEFISGEEEVVLLLKEDFPLKAVPFNNTRICSEDPLKISTYQKLMISSEDRVILHAFKRKTLENMLQPILKVCDRVPIVVLTTTEEMPLSDQINVSYLLINEPLQKKIEKEWLYIRNREWTYKIRELTKDAENILILTHDDPDPDALASGVALRTLLGRNRATAPIGSLGKVTRSENLNMMQFLDIRHTIMDPQFLNNYSMIAMVDVQPPYFGDRVTKADIIFDHHPQSANYESSFKDIRVEYGATSTILTEYLMANNIKLSQRLATALLYGIKADTLMLGREATPADIEAFTHLYPLANHNIIRRIEHPSLEPGEVSSFIKALKKYQLVDKVLFAHIGRVQKEDIIPRLADFCLQIAGAEWSVVSGLFRGNLVISTRNVGHVKSAGEVVKRIFSDSSIAGGHRTMAKVVIPVKDFKKLLGFTDNRDIANRIQELFLKVLKEDT; the protein is encoded by the coding sequence ATGCGTTATATTATCGTCCTTGAAAACCCCTTTTTAGTTCACTGCCTGCAGGAATTTATAAGTGGAGAGGAAGAGGTTGTCCTTTTACTGAAGGAAGATTTTCCTCTCAAAGCGGTTCCATTCAACAATACAAGGATTTGCAGTGAAGATCCTTTAAAAATTTCTACTTATCAAAAACTTATGATAAGTTCGGAGGATAGAGTTATTCTTCATGCTTTCAAGAGAAAAACACTGGAAAATATGCTACAACCCATTCTTAAGGTGTGTGACAGGGTGCCCATTGTAGTCTTAACCACCACTGAGGAAATGCCGCTATCAGATCAAATCAATGTGTCCTACCTTCTTATAAATGAACCATTACAGAAAAAGATAGAGAAGGAGTGGTTGTATATCCGTAATAGAGAATGGACTTACAAGATTCGTGAACTTACTAAAGATGCAGAAAATATTCTTATTCTCACCCATGATGACCCTGACCCTGATGCCCTGGCGAGTGGTGTAGCATTAAGAACTCTGCTTGGAAGAAATCGTGCTACGGCTCCCATTGGTTCTCTTGGCAAAGTTACACGTAGTGAGAATCTTAATATGATGCAGTTTCTGGATATTCGACATACTATAATGGATCCACAATTTCTCAATAATTATTCCATGATTGCGATGGTTGATGTACAACCCCCCTACTTTGGGGATAGAGTGACAAAAGCTGATATTATCTTCGATCATCATCCCCAATCTGCAAACTACGAGTCTTCTTTCAAGGATATCAGAGTTGAGTATGGCGCTACCTCCACTATCCTCACTGAATATTTAATGGCAAATAATATTAAATTAAGTCAAAGGCTGGCTACCGCACTTCTGTACGGTATAAAGGCAGATACCTTAATGTTGGGAAGAGAAGCAACTCCTGCTGATATCGAAGCCTTCACCCATCTCTATCCTCTTGCTAACCATAATATAATTCGCAGAATTGAACATCCTTCTCTCGAACCTGGGGAGGTGAGCTCTTTTATCAAGGCTCTCAAAAAATACCAATTGGTCGACAAGGTACTCTTTGCCCACATCGGCCGGGTTCAAAAGGAGGATATCATTCCACGCTTAGCCGATTTTTGTCTCCAGATAGCAGGTGCTGAGTGGTCTGTAGTTTCCGGACTGTTCCGGGGAAATCTGGTGATTTCGACAAGAAATGTCGGACATGTAAAGAGCGCCGGTGAAGTGGTAAAGAGAATTTTTAGCGATAGTAGTATTGCTGGAGGACACCGCACAATGGCAAAGGTGGTAATACCAGTAAAAGACTTCAAGAAATTACTTGGTTTTACTGATAACAGAGATATTGCAAATAGAATACAAGAGCTTTTTTTGAAGGTCTTGAAAGAAGATACTTAA
- a CDS encoding diadenylate cyclase encodes MNYLFNITEFLEMVKWQDGVDILVIAFLLYRCFVLFWGTLVFRAIIGLSLLWIINLLATMLGLIVTSLILKGLGAIVVIIVIVVFRNEIRGVISNTNSLNLFFGKPVRRRIFDYRSISDVIFSLAERKVGALLVFMRKNTLDHLVQDGVRIDAVFSRELLFSIFDNNSALHDGAVIMDGSQIKFAAAFLPLTTQQSLPLYYGSRHRAALGLSESSDAVIVVVSEESGGVSLVQEGIIKKVFNKDKLSSRLEELLEGKTQKAKKSSRMRNYAQNIGVKLIFLVLALFIWFFFAGEKESVISYTRPIEFRNLPKNMELLKISAEKAEVQISGSRHILLQLKPEQVGFSLNLENSEPGKNVFPLTSKNLSIPPGLKVIKVKPDKIAVEMEATGTKSIPVAPEFVGNLPQGKELLSYKITPDKVTIVGAPSVLKGISSIKTEPVSLTEIKESSTIQAGIMVSPPSLKLSSDFPGKVTIELMIGEKVKKPSEKKR; translated from the coding sequence ATGAACTATTTATTCAACATTACAGAATTTTTAGAAATGGTTAAATGGCAAGACGGTGTTGACATCCTTGTTATAGCCTTCCTTCTTTATCGCTGCTTTGTGCTTTTTTGGGGAACTCTGGTTTTCCGAGCCATTATTGGTCTCTCTCTTCTCTGGATTATTAATCTCTTGGCCACCATGCTTGGATTGATTGTAACCAGCCTGATTCTGAAAGGATTAGGAGCTATCGTTGTCATAATAGTTATTGTTGTATTCAGGAATGAAATTAGAGGAGTTATAAGCAATACAAACTCCCTGAACCTCTTTTTCGGGAAACCCGTGAGGAGACGAATCTTCGACTACAGATCGATTTCCGATGTTATCTTTTCTCTGGCCGAAAGGAAGGTGGGAGCTCTACTGGTTTTTATGCGCAAAAACACTTTGGATCACCTTGTTCAGGATGGAGTACGTATTGATGCCGTGTTCAGTCGAGAACTCCTTTTCAGCATCTTTGATAATAATTCTGCCCTACATGATGGTGCTGTCATTATGGATGGCAGTCAGATCAAATTTGCTGCAGCCTTTTTACCCTTAACCACTCAGCAATCACTTCCTCTTTATTACGGGAGCAGGCACCGCGCCGCCCTGGGGCTTTCAGAAAGTTCTGATGCTGTTATAGTAGTGGTCTCCGAAGAGAGCGGTGGAGTTTCATTAGTTCAGGAAGGGATTATTAAAAAAGTTTTTAATAAGGACAAGTTATCTTCGAGATTGGAAGAGCTTTTGGAAGGGAAAACCCAAAAAGCAAAAAAGAGCAGTCGAATGAGAAATTATGCCCAGAATATAGGTGTTAAGCTAATCTTTCTGGTGTTGGCCTTATTTATCTGGTTCTTCTTTGCCGGGGAGAAGGAGTCTGTTATCTCCTATACCCGTCCTATTGAATTCAGAAATCTACCTAAAAATATGGAACTGTTAAAGATATCGGCAGAAAAGGCAGAAGTGCAAATTTCAGGGAGTCGCCATATCCTGCTTCAATTAAAACCTGAACAGGTAGGTTTCTCACTCAATCTCGAAAACAGTGAACCAGGGAAAAATGTCTTTCCTCTCACAAGCAAGAATCTCTCTATCCCCCCCGGGCTCAAAGTAATCAAGGTAAAACCCGATAAAATAGCGGTAGAAATGGAGGCAACAGGAACTAAATCGATACCCGTAGCTCCCGAGTTTGTCGGAAATTTACCTCAGGGTAAAGAACTCCTTTCTTACAAAATAACACCTGATAAAGTAACAATTGTAGGAGCCCCTTCTGTTCTCAAAGGCATTTCAAGTATAAAGACCGAGCCTGTTTCACTCACAGAAATTAAGGAATCAAGTACGATTCAAGCAGGAATCATGGTTTCACCTCCATCACTGAAACTTTCTTCTGATTTCCCCGGAAAAGTCACCATTGAATTGATGATTGGAGAAAAAGTGAAAAAGCCATCAGAGAAGAAACGATAA
- a CDS encoding DUF481 domain-containing protein, with product MKYPGQKMLKSKMAVPLRRLYICLSYRLHSYRFQLLVTVCLMLVLALTSQIVRAEEKKEQVPWKTRVEVSYTNASGNSEAEALSGKLETKREGDVNRYFAKANVFRTEDDNKETANKWLADIRWERVLQKKLFAFIAADYLKDKFSGFEYRFGAGPGLGYDIYKTDRHSLKGLLGIYYYHEEFSKDPKSKDDYIAGKASLNYEWQIFKNMKFQEDLSCLESFKDTQKYFVNSETAVEFAIQKNFSFRVSYTVAYQNEPPSSDIKNSDRVFLTSLIIDF from the coding sequence ATGAAATATCCAGGTCAAAAGATGTTAAAATCAAAGATGGCCGTACCTCTTAGGCGGCTTTACATATGTTTGTCTTATCGCCTCCACTCATATCGTTTTCAATTATTAGTAACAGTATGCTTGATGCTCGTTTTAGCGCTAACCTCCCAAATAGTCCGGGCAGAGGAGAAGAAAGAGCAGGTTCCATGGAAAACACGCGTTGAAGTTTCTTATACGAACGCTTCCGGAAATTCAGAAGCTGAAGCACTATCCGGCAAGCTCGAAACAAAGAGAGAAGGAGACGTAAACAGATACTTTGCAAAAGCGAATGTCTTTCGTACCGAGGATGATAATAAGGAGACGGCAAACAAGTGGCTTGCGGATATCAGGTGGGAAAGAGTACTACAAAAAAAATTATTCGCATTCATAGCAGCGGATTATTTGAAAGATAAATTCTCAGGCTTTGAGTACAGGTTCGGTGCCGGACCAGGTTTGGGTTACGACATTTACAAAACAGACAGGCATTCATTAAAAGGCCTTCTGGGGATCTACTATTATCACGAAGAATTCTCTAAAGACCCCAAAAGCAAGGACGATTATATTGCCGGCAAAGCCTCATTAAATTATGAGTGGCAAATTTTTAAAAATATGAAATTTCAGGAAGATCTAAGTTGCCTTGAGTCATTTAAGGACACTCAAAAGTATTTTGTTAATTCCGAAACGGCGGTTGAGTTCGCGATTCAGAAAAACTTTTCTTTCAGAGTCAGTTATACCGTTGCTTATCAGAACGAACCTCCATCCTCTGATATAAAAAACAGTGACAGGGTATTCCTTACGTCGCTGATTATAGATTTTTAA
- a CDS encoding mechanosensitive ion channel, whose translation MQKFSEFSHKFIILLEKVKTGNEVWQFLTSLAILFLGFLLLEVLWRYLNRRAEKILERKNFKEWMPYISGFLPSLRLACAALLIRIAELPLVISPKLLTLLHGLELFLLAIAVILFIFQLVRLLDLFVSILPATVQEKISEELLKKLKGIIRITGIVIVAIVFVYSQKTLFPEWLWKSSWWRYVSLVMVYTVLYIGGNFLTAFLNTMTVALKNTEEKTRLRLLLKATLWPIRLLLVAIAVFATQEILKLPATTDQIAEMIANILGTLVIVIFLYQLLDVVEYELTKFVKREDNEFDMNLIQMVRIVARALIVVFGFIYLLKAATGKPMTTLLAGLGIGGLAVALAAQDTLKNLFGSFMIMIDKPFKVGDRIVAEGFDGFVEEVGFRSTRLRTFQGHLISIPNEKMASVSLENIAQRPSIRRRTNLTITYDTPPDKVERALSIVGETLKDHQGMHPDYPPRVYFNEFNDASLNIIMIYWYHPPVYWDFMEFSERVNLQIMRAFEAEGIEFAFPTTTTYLAQDDRRPLTINVSSQSKHPDFNEKE comes from the coding sequence ATGCAAAAATTTAGTGAATTTTCTCATAAATTTATCATCTTGCTGGAAAAGGTAAAAACAGGAAATGAAGTATGGCAATTTCTTACATCACTTGCCATACTGTTTTTAGGTTTTCTCTTATTGGAAGTCCTCTGGCGTTATCTTAACAGAAGAGCTGAAAAAATACTTGAGCGAAAGAACTTTAAAGAGTGGATGCCCTATATATCGGGTTTCCTCCCGTCGTTGCGCCTTGCCTGTGCCGCTCTACTTATCAGGATTGCAGAACTTCCTCTTGTCATATCCCCCAAATTGCTCACGCTGCTCCACGGACTGGAATTGTTTTTACTTGCCATAGCCGTCATCCTTTTTATCTTCCAGCTTGTGCGACTTTTAGATCTTTTCGTTTCTATACTACCGGCAACCGTACAAGAAAAAATCTCAGAAGAGTTACTGAAAAAACTTAAAGGTATTATTAGAATAACCGGTATTGTCATCGTGGCCATCGTGTTCGTTTATTCACAGAAAACCCTCTTCCCTGAATGGCTGTGGAAGTCTTCCTGGTGGCGCTATGTGTCACTTGTGATGGTGTACACGGTTCTTTATATCGGCGGTAATTTTCTGACGGCCTTTCTGAATACTATGACGGTTGCTCTTAAGAATACTGAAGAAAAAACCCGATTAAGGCTTCTTCTCAAGGCGACTCTCTGGCCTATTCGTCTGCTTCTGGTAGCAATAGCCGTCTTTGCGACACAGGAAATCCTGAAATTACCGGCCACGACCGATCAAATTGCGGAAATGATCGCAAATATCCTCGGTACACTGGTGATTGTGATTTTCCTGTATCAGTTACTGGATGTGGTTGAATATGAATTAACGAAATTTGTTAAGAGGGAAGACAATGAATTTGACATGAACCTTATCCAGATGGTTCGGATTGTTGCCCGTGCATTGATTGTTGTATTCGGTTTTATCTATCTTTTAAAGGCGGCGACTGGCAAACCTATGACGACGCTCCTTGCGGGACTTGGAATAGGTGGTCTGGCAGTGGCGCTGGCAGCTCAGGATACTCTGAAAAATCTCTTCGGCAGCTTTATGATTATGATTGACAAGCCCTTTAAGGTAGGCGACAGGATTGTTGCCGAGGGCTTCGACGGTTTTGTTGAGGAAGTCGGTTTCCGTTCCACCCGTCTACGGACATTTCAGGGGCACTTGATCTCAATTCCAAATGAGAAAATGGCAAGCGTTAGTTTGGAAAACATTGCACAGCGTCCAAGTATCCGCCGTCGTACCAATCTCACGATTACCTATGATACTCCGCCCGATAAAGTTGAACGCGCGTTATCTATTGTCGGGGAAACCCTGAAGGATCATCAGGGGATGCATCCCGACTACCCTCCGCGAGTCTATTTCAATGAATTCAATGACGCGTCTTTGAATATAATAATGATCTACTGGTATCATCCGCCGGTTTACTGGGACTTTATGGAGTTCAGCGAACGGGTAAACCTCCAAATCATGCGTGCCTTTGAGGCCGAGGGAATAGAATTCGCCTTCCCGACCACGACAACCTATCTGGCTCAGGATGACCGCAGACCGCTGACTATAAATGTTTCCAGCCAATCGAAGCATCCGGACTTTAATGAAAAAGAATAA
- the corA gene encoding magnesium/cobalt transporter CorA, whose protein sequence is MPRLFKRMSKKVGLPPGTLVHVGEKKTEKVKITVIDYDRTSFMEREVKTVEECFPFKETPTVTWINIDGLHEVKNVEKLGKHFNLHPLVQEDILHTGQRPKMEDFDEYVLIILKMLYYDNEEDTVRSEQISVILGSNFVISFQEVPGDVFNSLRERIRNGKGRVRRMGADYLAYALLDSIVDHYFILLEKFGEMIETLEKELAQDAQQETLQAIHNLKQEIIFLRKSVWPLREVISGLERAESSLIRDEISIYLRDLYDHTIQVIDSVETYRDILSGMLDLYLSSVSNKMNEVMKVLTIFASIFIPLTFMAGVYGMNFKFMPELEWRWGYPFLLIAMTSVAAVLLVYFKRKKWL, encoded by the coding sequence ATGCCCAGGTTATTTAAAAGAATGTCAAAAAAGGTTGGGCTTCCGCCGGGGACTCTCGTGCACGTCGGCGAGAAAAAAACGGAAAAAGTAAAAATTACCGTTATTGATTATGACCGGACATCATTCATGGAAAGGGAAGTTAAGACTGTAGAAGAATGTTTCCCCTTCAAAGAGACACCAACAGTAACCTGGATCAACATCGACGGTCTTCATGAAGTTAAGAATGTCGAGAAGCTCGGAAAACATTTCAACCTCCACCCGCTCGTCCAGGAGGATATCCTGCATACGGGCCAACGCCCGAAAATGGAAGATTTTGATGAGTATGTTCTGATCATTTTAAAAATGCTTTATTATGATAATGAAGAAGATACGGTGAGATCGGAGCAGATCAGTGTCATTCTCGGATCAAATTTTGTTATTTCGTTTCAGGAAGTTCCCGGGGATGTCTTCAACTCTTTGAGGGAAAGAATTCGGAACGGAAAAGGCCGCGTCAGAAGAATGGGTGCGGACTATCTTGCTTATGCGCTGCTTGACTCCATCGTGGATCATTATTTCATCTTGTTAGAGAAATTCGGTGAGATGATTGAGACTCTTGAAAAAGAGTTGGCACAGGATGCTCAACAGGAAACCCTGCAAGCCATCCATAATTTAAAGCAGGAGATCATATTTTTGCGGAAATCGGTGTGGCCCCTGCGGGAAGTAATCAGTGGTCTGGAACGGGCAGAATCATCCCTCATCCGTGATGAAATATCCATCTATCTCAGGGATCTGTATGACCATACGATTCAGGTCATTGATTCTGTCGAGACGTATCGGGATATTCTCTCCGGAATGTTAGACCTCTATCTTTCAAGTGTGAGCAACAAGATGAACGAGGTAATGAAAGTGCTGACCATTTTTGCTTCTATTTTTATACCTTTGACTTTCATGGCCGGCGTTTATGGGATGAATTTTAAGTTCATGCCAGAACTCGAATGGCGCTGGGGGTATCCGTTCCTTTTGATTGCCATGACTTCGGTAGCGGCTGTTCTGCTCGTTTATTTTAAAAGAAAAAAGTGGCTGTGA
- a CDS encoding amino acid permease, which produces MSKSTQPESGSQEPERTLGTFAGVFTPSILTIIGIILYLRLGYVVGSAGLGRALIIIAVANIISVLTSISLAAIATNMYTKVGGYYYLISRTLGAEFGGSIGVVLYLAQSISIGFYCVGFGEALAGILPLSSGVSPQFVAALLVAFLCIFAWLGANWATRLQYVVMAIIAASLISFYIGGLTHFSGEIFTRNWSIPSEGGSFWILFAIFFPAVTGFSQGVSMSGDLKDPAKSLPLGTFLAVGISIFVYFSVAIVLAGVVPAEELSRNYQAMNNAASVGWLISAGVLAATLSSAMASFLGAPRILQSMAQDRIFPFIVPFAQGAGSTNNPRRGVLLSAAIALATVGLGKLNLIAPVVSMFFLISYGLLNYATFYEARALSPSFRPTFRWFDYRLSFIGAAGCLGVMIAIDFISTIIAVAVLFGIYEYLQRTAGPARWADSKHSYHFKLVRDHMFAIPADLEHPRDWRPQILAFSDDQNRRGRLLCFASWIEGGSGLTTAVRIIEGKGEKIYQLRKEYESKLRADISQCGMKAFAKVVVVPDLRVGVQTLVQSFGIGPIRPNTILLNGPEQVKGIKGQRQYGRYFSEGIRFGCNIIVLNSEEEAWDKMKNLDSANRRIDIWWQDDMTGRLMLLLAYLMKRNEEWSNAELCIWISSSRKDAAAGRKHLRQILEESRIDAEPKTVESAKIDTVAEKSKDAAMVFIPFRMQKSGPVGPFGVFFDTVFSRLPIVALVIAAEDIDLGAEPEDGKPGEIAAAEDAAADFEKKARDAESKAVQLAETAKRKLRELESTDKDDENEERRKELKQAVREAEKLEKKVMEEAEKAHAQADEAALLVKKITGKPAEEDEETKN; this is translated from the coding sequence ATGAGTAAGTCAACCCAGCCGGAAAGCGGATCGCAGGAGCCCGAGCGTACCCTGGGAACGTTTGCCGGCGTATTTACACCCAGCATTCTCACCATTATCGGAATCATTCTATACTTGCGGCTGGGATATGTCGTGGGAAGTGCCGGTCTTGGACGCGCACTGATCATCATAGCGGTGGCGAATATTATCTCTGTCCTGACGAGTATTTCGCTGGCTGCCATTGCCACCAATATGTATACGAAGGTCGGAGGGTATTACTATTTAATCTCTCGAACACTTGGCGCAGAATTCGGAGGGTCCATCGGTGTTGTTCTCTACCTCGCACAGTCGATTTCCATCGGGTTTTATTGTGTTGGATTCGGTGAAGCGCTGGCGGGAATACTGCCACTCAGTTCCGGAGTCTCTCCGCAATTTGTTGCGGCACTTTTAGTTGCTTTTCTGTGTATCTTTGCATGGCTGGGCGCCAACTGGGCCACGCGTCTTCAGTATGTTGTCATGGCTATTATCGCGGCCTCGCTTATTTCTTTTTACATCGGAGGATTGACTCATTTCAGCGGAGAAATTTTCACCCGTAACTGGTCTATCCCTTCGGAAGGGGGGTCTTTCTGGATTCTTTTTGCCATCTTCTTTCCCGCCGTCACCGGTTTCTCTCAAGGTGTTAGTATGTCGGGCGATCTAAAAGATCCGGCGAAAAGCCTGCCGTTAGGAACCTTCCTGGCTGTCGGCATCTCAATTTTCGTCTACTTTTCTGTAGCGATTGTCCTTGCGGGGGTTGTGCCCGCGGAAGAGTTGAGCCGGAATTATCAAGCCATGAACAATGCTGCCAGTGTCGGATGGCTGATCAGCGCGGGAGTCCTGGCTGCTACTCTTTCATCCGCCATGGCTTCGTTTTTGGGGGCCCCGCGCATACTTCAGTCTATGGCACAGGACCGAATATTCCCATTTATTGTGCCCTTTGCTCAAGGTGCAGGGTCGACCAATAACCCCAGGCGGGGGGTATTGCTCTCCGCAGCGATTGCTCTCGCGACGGTTGGTCTTGGAAAATTGAATCTCATCGCTCCGGTGGTTTCCATGTTCTTTCTGATTTCCTACGGCCTCCTGAATTACGCAACATTCTATGAAGCGCGTGCGCTCAGCCCCTCTTTCCGTCCAACATTTCGATGGTTTGATTATCGCTTGAGTTTTATAGGGGCGGCAGGTTGTCTCGGGGTCATGATCGCAATTGATTTTATCAGCACTATTATCGCAGTTGCTGTTCTCTTCGGTATTTACGAATATTTACAAAGGACGGCAGGTCCGGCTCGGTGGGCTGATAGCAAACATTCATACCACTTTAAGCTGGTGCGGGATCACATGTTTGCCATACCCGCCGATCTCGAGCATCCACGTGACTGGCGGCCGCAGATCCTTGCATTTTCCGATGATCAGAATCGGCGTGGACGCCTGCTCTGCTTCGCCTCCTGGATTGAGGGGGGTAGCGGGCTCACAACGGCGGTTAGAATAATTGAGGGAAAAGGTGAAAAAATATATCAGCTTCGCAAGGAGTATGAATCGAAACTTCGTGCTGATATATCACAGTGCGGCATGAAGGCATTTGCCAAAGTAGTAGTAGTTCCTGATCTCCGTGTTGGTGTGCAAACACTGGTTCAGTCCTTTGGTATCGGACCGATCCGGCCTAACACAATACTTCTCAATGGTCCCGAGCAGGTTAAGGGGATAAAGGGACAGAGACAATATGGACGCTACTTCAGTGAAGGGATACGGTTCGGCTGTAATATAATCGTCTTGAATAGCGAAGAAGAAGCATGGGATAAAATGAAAAATTTGGATTCTGCGAATCGCCGAATCGATATCTGGTGGCAGGATGATATGACCGGCCGTTTGATGCTTCTCCTCGCCTATCTGATGAAGCGTAATGAAGAATGGAGTAACGCTGAACTATGTATATGGATTTCCAGTTCACGAAAAGATGCCGCAGCAGGCAGAAAACATCTGCGCCAGATTCTTGAAGAGAGCCGAATCGATGCTGAACCGAAGACCGTGGAAAGCGCAAAAATCGATACGGTAGCCGAAAAATCTAAAGATGCGGCGATGGTTTTTATTCCTTTTCGTATGCAAAAGAGCGGGCCCGTAGGACCTTTTGGCGTTTTTTTTGACACGGTATTTTCGCGGTTACCGATCGTTGCGCTGGTTATAGCTGCCGAAGATATCGACCTCGGGGCTGAGCCTGAAGACGGAAAGCCCGGAGAGATAGCAGCTGCTGAAGATGCCGCGGCCGATTTTGAAAAGAAGGCCAGAGACGCAGAGAGTAAAGCTGTACAGTTAGCTGAAACAGCCAAGCGTAAACTCCGTGAGCTGGAGTCGACAGACAAGGATGATGAAAATGAGGAAAGAAGAAAAGAGCTGAAACAGGCTGTTCGTGAAGCAGAAAAACTGGAGAAAAAAGTCATGGAGGAAGCAGAAAAAGCACACGCTCAAGCAGATGAAGCAGCCCTTCTGGTCAAAAAAATAACAGGTAAACCGGCCGAAGAGGATGAGGAAACCAAAAATTAA